The Mycobacteriales bacterium nucleotide sequence TGACGGTGCACTACCTCGCGCCCGCGACGGCCAGCGACCTCACCGCGCGCGGCAGGGTGCTGCGCCGGGGGCGCAGGCTCTGCCACGTCGAGGCGACCGTCACGGATGCCGGCGGCACACCGGTTGCGCACGCGGTCGGCACCTACCAGATCGGATGACGCCGGTCAGTCCCGCGCGTCGAGCACCATCGGCATGCCGTGCGCGGGGCGCAGCGTGACCGACGCGCGGATCCCGACCCTCGCGTCGGAGGCCAGGGTCGGTCGCCACTTCGGCACCAGGATCGCGAGCGCGAGGACGGCTTCGGTCCACGCGAACGACTGGCCGATGCACGCGTGGGCACCAGCACCGAACGGCAGGTAGGCCCCCCTGGGCTGACCGGGCGTCTTCTCGTCGTAACAGCCCTCGGCGTCGAGCCAGCGTTGCGGCCGGAACCGTAGCGGCTCGGTCCACCAGCGGTCGTCGCGCTGGATCACCCAGGACGGGATCAGGATCAGGTCCCCCGGCGCGGGCCGGAAGGCGCCGAGTCGCAGCTCGCCGGTGACCTGACGCTCGTTGATCCACGCCGCTGGACGCACCCGCAGCGTCTCGGCGACCACCGCTTGCGTGTAGTGCAGCCGCTCGACGTCGTCGTACGTCGGGTCGCGGTCACCGACGACCTGCGCGATCTCCTCACGCATTCGCTCACCGACGTCGGGATGCTGGTCGAGGAGCCACCACAGCCACGTCAGGGTGACCGCCGTCGTCTCGTGGCCAGCCATCAGCAAGGTCAGCAGCTCGTCGCGCACGTCATCGTCGGAGAGCTGCGGAAGGTCCTCGACCGCCGTACGCAGCGAACGCACGAGCTCGGCTTCGCTCGTCCTGGCTCCGCGTTCGGCGACCTCGACCAGATGCGCGATCGAGCGGCGCAACCAGCCGAAGCCCGGGACCGGCTTGTCCGCCAGCCAGTCGACCTTCGGCAGGAACATCAGCGGCATCGCGCGCATCAGGTTCTCGAGTGCCTTGCCGACCGACGGTGCCAGGGCGCGACCGTCGAGGCCGAGCACCGCGCGGCCGATGGCATCCATCGTGAGTGCGGCCATGTCCCGGTCCATGTGGACTCGGGCACCAGCCTGCCACTCGGTGTCGGTCGTGGTCGCCGCCGCGACGATGCTGTCGGCGTACACCCGCAGCCGGTCGCGGTGGAAGGCCGGCTGCATCTGCCGGCGACGCAACCGGTGCTCGGCGCCTTCCGTGGTCAGCAGGCTGTGGCCGATGATGACGCTGAGCTTGCGGAACGATCCGCTTCGACCGACGACGTCGGGGGGCGAGGTCAGCACCTGGCGCACCCACGACGGATCGGTGACGACCCAGCAGGTGTCGCCGGCGAACTTGAAGCGCACGAGCCCGTCGGTCCGGGCGGACTCCCCGATCTCGTCCCACAACTCGGCGCTACGGGTGCGGTCGAGTGAGAAACGCACCCGGCGCGGGTTGAACCGGAAGACCGGCGGCTGGGTCGTCGGGCCGGCGTCGATGACGGCCATACCGGGACCGTAACGCGGAAACCCGCCGCCCGAACTGTGAGATGTCAGACACCCGCCATTCCCCGGTGATCTTGACGCTTTCGGCCTGATGCGGACCTCATGAGGCCGAAAGCGTCAAGATCACCGCGAAGGGGGCGGCTGCTGACTCGCTCGTCGAACGCCGCTCGCGGACACCGCGTAGCGGACGAGGATCGGGTTGCGGCTCGGACAGCACACGGGGTCGCGCCGCGCGTAGTGCGCGTAGGTGACGGCTACCTCGTGCCCGTCGCCCCACGCGACCTGTACGCCGAGATGGCAGCCGCGGGAGTCCCGGCCGACGTAGCGGCCGTGCGCGAGGAAGAACACGTTGAAGCAGGGCTCGTCGGGGTGCTGTGACACGACGACTGGCTGCAGGCCCGGCCAGTAGTTCGCGCCGGCGTGCAGGGCCGCGTCGGTGACCGAGAAGCCCTCCCGCTCGATCGCCTTCCTCAACTGCCGCAGCGCCGGGCCGAGCGCCGCGCGATGAGCGGGGCCCGCTGCTGACGTGACCGTGACTGTCGGCGCGGGCTGCGGCGAGCTGGCTGACGAGCACCCGGCGAGACCCACCGCCAACGCCAGCATCGTCATCCGGCTCAGGTGTCGTCTCACACCAGCCAGACTGCCTGAGGCACGCGCCGGTTGGTGGGTCGCGGCGCGCAACCAAAACCCGGGGACGGGCCCGGTCGGTCCTGTCACGATTCACCCATGACGTCGAAGCTTCGTGACCGTCTGACGTCGGACCTCACGGCGGCGATGCGAGAGCGCGACCTGGCCGCTGTCCGAGTCCTGCGGGCGACGATCGCCGCAATCGACAACGCCCAGGCCCCGCCGCTCGACGCCGACGACCTCAAGGGCGTGTCGATCGAAGCGAGTCCGCGCGGTACCGGCACCCGAGAGGTCGCCAGACTGTCGCTCACCGAGGACGACATCCGCGCGATCATCGGGACCGAGATCGCCGAGCGACGCGAGGCCGCGGACGGCTACGACGGCAGCGGCCAGGAGCAGCGAGCCCGCGACCTGCGCGCTGAGGCGACCCGCCTGGCCGGATACCTCTAGTCCAGCCAGACCATCGCGGTCGCCTGGATCGGCACGGTCGGCGTCGTGTCGTCGACGTGCAACACGGCATCACCGGTTGGCTGCACGTTGTACGCCGGGAAGTCCAAGCCGGCGTCGACGTACTTCGCCGGCTGCGTGATCACGGCCCCTGATCGGCTTCCCGCGACGACGAGCGAGTCGGACGCATACAGCTGCCAGCCGTGGCCGTCGTCGACGTAGACCGAACCGGCGGGCGTCTGCGACTCCGTCGTCGCCCAAATTGCGTACGGCGTGTCGGCCGCGAACGACAGCCCCTCCATGCGCTGGATCGGCGACGCCGCACCGGGGTGTCCGAGCGACACCGACTTCGACGCGTGAAGGCCGGAGATCGAGTACGCCTCGGAGATCGGCCCGACCCCACCGAAGTCGGTGTGGTCGCCCTGCTCGAAGATGACCTTGCGGCCGTCGGGATCGACCCAGCCCTGCTCGAGCGGCGCGCGCCTACCCTTGAACATCGACCCGGGGAAGGTGTGCAGGGGGGTCGAACGGCCGCGCAGGCTGAGCAGATCGATCCGTACCGGCTTGCCCGGCAACCCGAACCCACGCTGGTAGACGATGCCGGCCGGATCGGTGCCCCAGAACGTCGAGTCGTCGCGCGAGCTGGCCACGAGCCGAAGCACCGGGTGGGTCCCGTTGGTCGCCACCACCCACGCCTTGCCGTCGAGGTTGCTGACGACGAGTCGTTGGCCGACGAAGCCGACGGGTGCCGCGTCGTTCTTGCTGGTGTTGATCTTCACCGGCGTACCGTCGCCGCCGGGCCGCATCACGATCCACGACGAGAAGTGCGACCCCACCTTGTCCTGCTCGGTCCACGCCAGCCACCCGCCGCCGGGGGAGGCCAACGGCCCGTACACGGTCGCGGTGCCGCCGGCCGGGGTGGTGACCGGGCCGATCGACTGCGACGACGCGACAGATCCGTCGGCGTCGACGGTGACCAGGTCGAGCTCGCCGGACGAGGTGACGTAGGCGAGCCGACCGACCGGAGCCGCAACCGCATCGCGACCAGTCGACGGCGACGCCGCCGCGGAGGGTACGACGAGTGTGGTGGGCATCACGGCCGCGAGCAGCACGATCATCTTGCGCATGACGACATGATGACCGAATGCGGATCGCCGTGGTGGGCGCCGGCGTGGCCGGACTCACCGCGGCGCTGGCCCTACAGCGGGACGGCCACGAGGTGCGCGTCTACGAGCAGGCCGACGCGCTGCGCACCGGCGGCTTCGGACTCAACCTCTGGACGAACGCCGGAACGCTGCTCACCCAGTTGGGCGTCGAGATCCCGGGCGAGCCCTACGACCACATCAACTTCCGAGCCGGCGGCCGGCACCGGGCCGTGATGCCGATGCCGGCATCGGGCCTACCTCACCTCAACGTCGAGCGCGGCCGGCTGGTGCGGGTCATCCACGAGCTCCTCGCCCGTGACACCGTCCGGTTCGACTCGGCGGTGACGCGCGCCGACGACCTGCTCGAAGCCGGCGCGGATCTCGTCGTCGCCGCGGACGGCGTCGGATCACGACTGCGACCGGACGTCGACCAGCAACAGCGGGCCGGCAAGCCGTGGGCGGTGTGGCAGGCGATCATCCCGACCGGGGGCGAGTTGATCGAGCCCGGCGGCGGAGCCGTCTCCCTCAGCGCCCGTCGCTTCTACGGCATCTGGCGGCAGCCCGACGGCGAGCTGTGCTGGTTCGTCGAGGAGCCGAGCCTGCCCCTCGACGCGACGGTGGACGAGGTGCTGGCCCGAGCCGCCGGTGACGACGACCCGCTGGTCAGGGACGTCGCGGCACTGACCCCGACCGGGGCGCTCGGGCAGTGGCTGGCTCGCGACCGCCGGCCGACTCGGCGCATGATCGGCGACCGGACGGTCGCCATAGGCGATGCCGCGCATCCGATGCTGCCCTGCATCGGTCAAGGCGCTTGTACGTCGATCGAGGACGGCGTCGCACTCGCCATCGCCCTGCGCGAACCTTCGATCGCCGATGCGCTGAATCGCTACCGCCAGTGGCGGCTTCCGATCACCCGAACCCGGGTTGCGACCGCGCGTCTCGCGTGCGTGTTGCGCCGGCCGAGTCCGGTCGCGACTGCCGTGGGCGCGACGCCCCTCGGAGTGCCTTTCGCCCATGTGTCGGGCGCCTGGATGCGG carries:
- a CDS encoding cytochrome P450, with protein sequence MAVIDAGPTTQPPVFRFNPRRVRFSLDRTRSAELWDEIGESARTDGLVRFKFAGDTCWVVTDPSWVRQVLTSPPDVVGRSGSFRKLSVIIGHSLLTTEGAEHRLRRRQMQPAFHRDRLRVYADSIVAAATTTDTEWQAGARVHMDRDMAALTMDAIGRAVLGLDGRALAPSVGKALENLMRAMPLMFLPKVDWLADKPVPGFGWLRRSIAHLVEVAERGARTSEAELVRSLRTAVEDLPQLSDDDVRDELLTLLMAGHETTAVTLTWLWWLLDQHPDVGERMREEIAQVVGDRDPTYDDVERLHYTQAVVAETLRVRPAAWINERQVTGELRLGAFRPAPGDLILIPSWVIQRDDRWWTEPLRFRPQRWLDAEGCYDEKTPGQPRGAYLPFGAGAHACIGQSFAWTEAVLALAILVPKWRPTLASDARVGIRASVTLRPAHGMPMVLDARD
- a CDS encoding LppP/LprE family lipoprotein, whose translation is MRRHLSRMTMLALAVGLAGCSSASSPQPAPTVTVTSAAGPAHRAALGPALRQLRKAIEREGFSVTDAALHAGANYWPGLQPVVVSQHPDEPCFNVFFLAHGRYVGRDSRGCHLGVQVAWGDGHEVAVTYAHYARRDPVCCPSRNPILVRYAVSASGVRRASQQPPPSR
- a CDS encoding NAD(P)/FAD-dependent oxidoreductase; translation: MRIAVVGAGVAGLTAALALQRDGHEVRVYEQADALRTGGFGLNLWTNAGTLLTQLGVEIPGEPYDHINFRAGGRHRAVMPMPASGLPHLNVERGRLVRVIHELLARDTVRFDSAVTRADDLLEAGADLVVAADGVGSRLRPDVDQQQRAGKPWAVWQAIIPTGGELIEPGGGAVSLSARRFYGIWRQPDGELCWFVEEPSLPLDATVDEVLARAAGDDDPLVRDVAALTPTGALGQWLARDRRPTRRMIGDRTVAIGDAAHPMLPCIGQGACTSIEDGVALAIALREPSIADALNRYRQWRLPITRTRVATARLACVLRRPSPVATAVGATPLGVPFAHVSGAWMRFVNRPDRRLVAATSA